In Coffea arabica cultivar ET-39 chromosome 9e, Coffea Arabica ET-39 HiFi, whole genome shotgun sequence, the genomic window CTACCTGCGATCGGACGCGAAAAATCTGCCTACCGGATGTCCAacaccaccaacggctagttgactcttcaactgcctTCTATCTGTTGACAGTATTTATTAGAGTGCTTTTTGGTCTCTTATAAATCGaaaaagtcaaccacttcagaATAACTTTTGTACATTGATACTACATCAGAtattgagtgattcaagtgtgagaatactcccaaaagaagatttgtactcttagttgtgcaattttcaataaacttttcaagtgtgtttcaatttcttcaatagtgtagctttgtgagggttatccgggtgattgtaaaactttccTACTTGATCAAGTGAGACttgaggcaaggaggaagtgatccttcctttgtacacaagagattggttgtaagttgatcaacttgaagaaacttactatataaagtgatattcaaactcaagtcgagtttgaaacttggtttgctattccatctctttacttactgtcttgcaaCATAAATTGCCTATTTCTTCTACTCACAATCACTTCTGTTCATTCATTAATTGTTCCTTTGTGAGatcctttagaaaaagaggaCAAGTTCGTGAAAAAGTGACTCACATCTTGGCTAGTTTTTAAatcacctaattcaccccccctcttaggttgtcttcgattcTTACATCATGACAAACAAACTCTtttaagttaaaaaagaatttttctttttccatttttctaagATATACTAAAAGAATTGACAAatccaaaacaacaaaaaatgggacttgcaattttttgaaaagtCAATTGTCAAAAATAAACAAGGTAAACAcacaaaaattatcaaaataaaagagagccaaaacaaaaaagaaaaagaaatggcctGTACACAAATATTCTACTCGAATTCTTCTGCTTCCATGCCATTGTTGACGCCTCTTTCTATGCTGCTGGTTTCTTGTGAAGATTGTGGATTTTGATCTTGATCTAAGGggtaaagaagaagaagagcccCCACTGATTTAGGCTCATTTGGTAGCtttttaatcaatttttgcCAAATTTGAGGCTGAAATCATGAtccaattgaaaaattgaagTGATCCTACAAATTTGACATAATTCCTCAACGTGGGTTGTGATCCAGAGGTGGAGATTGTAGTTGTGGCGGAGAATGGCGGGGCCTGCTGCAATTGTTGCTTTCATAGCTGCTACTAAAAAAGCTTCAACAATTATTGTGGAAGGAGatggaatataaaaattttgaatgcttTCTGCTAAAAAAATAATGTGGAAGGATATAAAactaaagttaaaaaaaataaaaagtgttAAATGGATTTCTTAAAACTTGAAAAAAGCGATATTTGGGTTTTTTTGAATTCTGAAAATAAAGATATACTAGTCCATTCATAGCAATTGTGGGATTTAGTCTTTACACTAGTTCCATCCATGTTATTTGACGGAAGTTGCTTGAAGGGGGTGTTTGTTATTTGGCTAAATCCCAGGGATTGTTCAGTAATTTGGCTAACGCTCAAGGgaagtaaatgtaattaaccataataaaaaatgctcttttgcaggattcagtgaattaaaaataaaagaaaatttttaattacGGCTAATATGGTACAAGGTATTATAGTCAAGTTCTACCACACGGTACGTATTGATACTCGCCCCTGTATTTCATCCCAAtacttattctttttttttttgtacttatGAATATTTTTAGAGGCCTGTTACTTTGCGTCATAGTAAAATACAGAATGGGCATAATGCAAAATGTTACATGTGTGTACGTGTGTTCGAGTGCAAGCATATTATTCAATTTTTCCAAACAGAAGGATTAAAagttgagtaaattttatatacactgacaatgtatacaTTATCACTGTGAGATTCATGATATATATGCAAatgttgaattttaaatttaaattttgcatactTATCATTTATCAAATactaacagtgtatacattgtcagtgtaggaaaaatTAGTCCTTAAAAGTTTGGCTAAGAAATACAAGTTCAGCAAAATTATGCATAAAATACCAATATGTTTGTAGATGCATTTATATGATTTCTAGATGTTATTCTATATTAATAATAGTTTTTAATCATAATTCTAAGGATGATATATTAATCAAATTGTCGATATTACATTCATATGTATAGAAAATAAAATCATATAAGTCTTTGTTATTTTTTGCTTGACTTATAAgttatacaatttttttttgtagtcaAACTCAAATTTTTGTCATAAACTgcaatattattttttaagtaTAATATGGGAACATCGAAAAAGAAAGACGAAAAAGTTTGATACgtgttttgtattttttattacatGTATGAGCATTTTTTTAGTTCagtattaaaaaatatatgtattTTGCAAGTTCTTCTTAAGTTAATATTTTCAGATGGGTATTATATAAGTATAATAGAAGTATATCTATACTATATTTAAAACCTGCCGAAGGGGTTTAGGATTAACATTGGCGTTAATATTTATCGTTACTTTATGAACTTCCTTctttgtccttatcaaaactatttttacttTAACTATGGCTAAAATACTGAGACCTAGTCGTAAGAGCATCGTAATACAACTATACTTTAGGAATTTGGATTTTTTACTATGAAAACGTGAGAATCAAACTTTGAGTCTCATAAAGTTGTAGAGCATCCTCCTAGCTTCAAATTGAATCAAGAATCGTCTCAATTTGACTTGTGTAGCTCAAGTTATTGCCAAACTATTGAAACATATCATTCCTGCGAAATGCGCTTCTCTTGACTTTATCCTCTCTTTCATTGTTTCCTCACACCacgtttttagtttattttctcTCCAATTGAGCTTTTCACCTATTAGAATTATAAGAGCAAAATTAAGTAATCTCTACTCAACATAAAGGTCAAATAACATAGTTAACTAGTAACTTATATCTATAAATGTACTACAATTTATACCCTAtcaatatattataataaaaagacccaattcataattatcaataggttaaaacaaaaataattactttattggtccatatacaaatatacaatttAGCCTAATTGATTAAACTTGTTCTCATTCTTCCTCTATCAATTGCAACTATATAACAAacatttttaattataaaaataatcaagacaaaggtttgaaacaagatggaagataatttcttgaatgattgtctaactATATACATAGAAAAGGAAGTTATTGAAAAATTTAGCACTGATTCAATCATAGATaaatttagttctatgaaagaacGTAAATCTCATTTTACTTCTAAGAAAAGAGATTGAAATTTCAAGGTATGTTAatataacttttatcttttttatttgaaaatagttatatttatattgcataGTCGACATATTGGAACATCTTCTCATAATGTTCAACTTGGAtggtttgtgatattataaaatatttaatcaaaaGTTATTTCTTATCTTGATTTTTGCTGTGACTATACTGCATATTTACGAAATaaacatacctttataattaaatttaatatttgatatttttagatgtcatatatttaaatagataaaaattattttgttagAAAAAATTTTGCACCCCCCCCCCCGCCGGCGCGGGCGGAGAAAAATCCTGGTCCGTCGTTGTCGCCATCAAATACAGACAAATATGCATATTAAAGTGGTACAAATTTGGGGGTGCAAAGTGGAGTTAGTCCCGGTTGGGAAAGTAGACGCTACCAATAGTCTCCCAAGAAGCTGATGGAAATCTCTGCAATAGTTTCCACACCATCCTGACGGCCACAATCAAAGTGAACAACAGGAAGCCCGCAAACACGAAGCACACCGCAGTTGGAGTTGCAGGTGATATTGTTAGTGCAGAGTAGATGTATCCTAGCATCAGAAGGACCAAAGCAATGTGCAGCACACCGTAACCAGTTGTTGGTAGCAGCAAAAAGACAATGCCCAATGAAGCACCAAATGCCAATGAATTCCCCAACAAGAATGGATAAAACTTAGTGGCTCGCATCACCACTTCTCCAGGCTCCACCGCTGGTTGATTTGAGGTGGCCATGGAGTTAGTAAATGTGTTGGTGTCACCTTGGTGGACTCCTCCTGGAGGGCTGAGGACTGATTGATATGCTGACGTGGCTATTAGTATTGCCGCAGCCAACATGGAATTGCGCATTTCACCTGATAAGCCTTCGTCCAAATAAGCgttgatttgaaatattttctcaATCAGTGCCTCTGGTGACCCCAACATTTCTGCTAAAGTGGGAAGTTGATGAAGCCGTGAAGCTTTTGAAGCTCCTGCCCTAAGTAAAATCTTCTTCATCCTTGCGTTCACTTGGATTGGAGGTTTAGTGTTGGATATATCAAGGGCTGTCAGGCCTTCTTGGTTCTTTGCGTTAACATTGACATATTTAACCAGCAATTTGGCAACCTGAAAAGCAAGTAAGAGGGATTATTTATCGATCAGCCCAGTTAATTATACTCACCGGCATTCTATCTAAAATCTCATATgatctttgttttttttagcATGGAAATTTAAGAAGTGAGGAGGGGAGAAAGGGAGATTTAAACCAAGGACATCTAACTTTTGGAGCCTCTAGTTCAGCCATAAACGTATTCAGGACCTCTAATATCTCGAGTCCTAACCTTTGCAAAAAATGTCATAGTTGCATATAGTAGCACATCTCCACAAAACTACGGTATCATTAAAGTAAACATTCAGGAGTCGTGGCATCTCAAATTCCTATTTCTTTGGTTAAATATGACTATGCCTCTTTTCTGATAAACACTAACCGAGATCTGATTCCAATTTTGGGATAAAATGCAACAATGTGCCAAGAACCTGATTTCATGAGCAGTTACCGCCCCAAAATCCAAGCATTGTGCATTCATGTACAGTGCTTGTAATTGTTTGTCTAAATATGCATCTTATTGTCtatgagaaagagaaaaaaaaaatgtaaggaaATGTACCTCAGTTTGATTTGTCGATGCTGCGACATGCAACACTGTATTGCCATCTTCATCCCCCCAGTTCAATATTTCTCTCCTATTAGTTCACTTTAGCCAACCAAAGAGCACTTTAAAAGCTctaagttttccatttttcacgGCAATGTGTAGAGCAGTCTCGCAGCATAAGGTCACATCCTCGATTGATGCTGGACATTTCAGcagaaattcagccaaaaaatCAATTTCCTCTACTTCTGCAGCATAATGCAAAGGAGTAATTCTTTCTCTGCCCTGAATACGGATCAGCTCTGGAGCAAATCTTACAAGCCTTCTCACAGTTTTTCTGTGGCCATTTCGTAAAGCTAGATCCAAAGGGCTAAAGCCATCGTGGTTTAAAACCCTCCCTAAAGAAGGCTTTAAACTCATGATTTCAAGGGCAAAGTGTGTATGCCCTGTTTCTGCAGCAATGTGCAATGGTGTATGGTTGAATGGTTTCTGATCTATGCATTCCAAAAGGTCTGGATTATTGCTAATCACTCTATATAAGGCACTAACATCATCTTCACTAGCAGCTATGGACAGTTGCTGCATTCatgttgaaatttcaaattaccaCGACTCCTCTTTATCAAATAGAACTTGAAAGAAAAACATTGTCAATTTCAAGTAAAAGAAACGCAATATTTCCTATGATGGCGAGATGCAGCGGAGTCATCCTATCAAATAGCACTTGCAGGAAAGCAGAAAGAAAATAGCATCTGAATCAAGCAAGAGCCACATGTCCAGGCaaagataaaagtgaaaagatTAATGACAAAACGAGAGAGGGAATTGCAATAAATGTTATGCGATAGAAGAAGCATAGGAAAATGGATTAATTACACAAATTAGTCCAAACAAGCAAGCCAAGGGTGATTGACAAACCCTCAAGTGAAAACaataggattcaaatcagaaccCACACAAGATACCACAGGAATTTCCACTTGAGCGCACTTAGGAATAGGAATTAATCCAAATACAATGCtgttaaaaatagaaaaaaaaaaaaaggtcaaaagcTGTAAAATAAAACTCTAGCTACGTCCTATTTGTAGGCAACAAGTTCTAaactgaaaaggaaaagaaaatacatgaaaatacgaaaaatgaataaaacatcGTGTCTGGCAGCCTTTAGGATCCGCGAATGGATCCAAGGTGCCCATCCACGGATCCGGCCCGCATATCTAGCCCGGCCCTGGATTCCTGGATTGGATTGTGTCCAGAAGCTCACACAATCGAGGAGATTAATCTGCAGCACAGATTTGTGGGTGTTGGTTTTTTGAGGGCATAAactaagaaacaacaccttagtgttgcaaaaaaaacttataagagacttgtattgaagttggaaaataagCTTATGTTCTACATTCATCAACTcactatttatagtgattattacATGAAACTGGTAAAATATCAACTAACAATTATcctaaaaatctcaacaaaatataatcttcttctactagcaaatcttagctaaaatatttgttaacaaaccaacatgatctttggttaacaaatatccttatttttctaataactaaattattttgatatcaaactcaatctgataaaatctgtaggaaAAGTTGGCATATCTCAACAGTGGGGCTAAGGAAAGGATAAGCTCACAAATTCTTCGAAGATGCAGCTTTGAAGATTGATTCAATCCCTTTGATGCGCGACCCAACTCCCTTCTTTAGATCAtcaaaactcattccacataaAAATGAGAAAGGTTTCCTTTATGTGCGTTCGAAGCCAACCTCAAAGAAATTAACATGTATGTGATAGGCTGCAGTTTAGTACAGTTTATACCGAGTAATCCTCGATACACATTTAGATGGTTGAGtattattaaatttaaattatgacTCTTAGCCTTAGTTAAAACTAATGAAGTTTTCCAACTTTAACACAAATCTCTTCCTACTTTTCTTGCAACTCAAATTCTTAGCTTATCATCCGTCATTCACTTTGTTGTGGAATAAGtctattggttttttttttgtgacgacTAAGAGTGAAAAATCTACAAATTCATACAAAGACTCCTCCTTggaaattttataaaataattacaAGAAACAGTAGTGTAATTTTCATTATCTTTCTTGCTGAACAATAAAAGACAAAGTTTTGCTTTTTAATACCTATAGCAACTTGGTCAATAAGGAGTTTGAATTTATCTATTTTGTATATGAGAAAAAATTTGGTTAACTCTTTAATTGATCACATATTCATATTGCTAATCTTAGTTTTGTtcatcaaattaaaaaaaatgtcatgtaattaaaaataattttcttttgatataGCACAAGAGTTTGTGCTAGACTAATGTAATATTTGCATTCTGTTATTGCAAactgtttatttatttttttagagAAAATTATCTAacatttttttgaccaaaataatgTAGGTATCAAACACACAAAGTATAACAGTTGCTATAGCCCTtcgcaaaataaaaaaagaagcgcatagtttttttattttattcattttaaattCACCTTTGATCTACgtattaaaattttgatttaccTTTCATATTGCGTagaaaaaaccaacaaataggATTTTAAGTTGGGATTTGAAGAAAAGTTAAGCGATAATATCATTTTATAGCAACAAGTAGGAAAAGATTTgcataaattagaaaaatttaatTGGTATTAAATAAGGTTGAAAAGTTGACAACAAAATGCAGTCTAATTGGTGAGATACTTCTCCTAAAGAATACACATGGCAATCAACTAAGTACAAACTACAAAGTCAATTATTTGGCAATTATACTGTAAGGATGCAGCACAAGTTTCAGGTAAACCAAATTGTGAAAACACAAGGAGTGCAGTAAGTAATGAGTTGTTGTTGCTGTTGTCATTATTATTACTGTTGCTATTactgttatttttattattaaacaaAAACAATGAAACGGAAAATTGAGGGAAGTAGTAATTTCACCTGGAGAGAGTTATTGAAATACCAAAATGTGATGTCCAGTTGCCTATTGACATCTTGGAGTTCCTGCGTCATTCCGGTGGATCTCGACTGGTAACGGTTGGGATGAGAAAGAAGATGATTGTAGCTCAATGGTGGTATCATTTGATTATTTGTGACAGACCAGTCTTCACTCATAAAAATGTCTTCCCACTCTTCACTGGTTGTTTTGGAACGTAAGAGACCGGCAACTGTTTTCACAGCCAAAGGCAGCCCTCCACACTTTTTCACAATTTTCTTTCCTATTTCTTCAAATTCCAAGGCTTGACTGCCATCTCTATTCTCAAAGGCATGCTTCACAAATAAGGACCAACAATCATCCTCTGATATTAAATTCATATGATGAATTGACTTCTCTCTGCCCATCATTCTTGCAACGTACAGATTCCTTGTTGTAAGAATGATTCTACTACCCCGTAATCCACCTTCGAAAGCAATCCGTAAATTACCCCATTGATTGTAGTCACTAATCCAAACATCATCTAGAACAAGAAGAAACTTTTTACCGGTAAGACCAACTTTTAACTTCACCTGGAGGGAATTTAAATTCTCATGGGAGTCGGAAAATGAAATGTTGAGTTCCCTAAGGAGTTCCTTTGTTATCCTAGTAGGATCATATTCTTCTGATACGTAAACCCATGCCATGGTAGAAAAATGGTCCTTCGCCCTCTGGTCATTGTAAACCAATTGAGCCAAGGTGGTTTTGCCAATTCCACCCAGTCCAAATATGGGAATCACAG contains:
- the LOC113710051 gene encoding uncharacterized protein, which produces MPVAKLLVKYVNVNAKNQEGLTALDISNTKPPIQVNARMKKILLRAGASKASRLHQLPTLAEMLGSPEALIEKIFQINAYLDEGLSGEMRNSMLAAAILIATSAYQSVLSPPGGVHQGDTNTFTNSMATSNQPAVEPGEVVMRATKFYPFLLGNSLAFGASLGIVFLLLPTTGYGVLHIALVLLMLGYIYSALTISPATPTAVCFVFAGFLLFTLIVAVRMVWKLLQRFPSASWETIGSVYFPNRD
- the LOC113709562 gene encoding putative disease resistance RPP13-like protein 1 isoform X1; its protein translation is MASVIPTFLPVVYDSMPKAEFLNFFRDTVCQADVELFKKLKMNLVVAAALLDDADIKQTRNPSVKQWLEELRDTVYEADGLLNEINAEALRVKEENVCQSSSRNWESASDCIPSLSSKFLKKIIPQIERIAVRLEAFVKQINPLGLQVGESKRQSCQLPIPTTSLVDKTAIYGRDNDREKIIQMLLSEDANGDRIAVIPIFGLGGIGKTTLAQLVYNDQRAKDHFSTMAWVYVSEEYDPTRITKELLRELNISFSDSHENLNSLQVKLKVGLTGKKFLLVLDDVWISDYNQWGNLRIAFEGGLRGSRIILTTRNLYVARMMGREKSIHHMNLISEDDCWSLFVKHAFENRDGSQALEFEEIGKKIVKKCGGLPLAVKTVAGLLRSKTTSEEWEDIFMSEDWSVTNNQMIPPLSYNHLLSHPNRYQSRSTGMTQELQDVNRQLDITFWYFNNSLQQLSIAASEDDVSALYRVISNNPDLLECIDQKPFNHTPLHIAAETGHTHFALEIMSLKPSLGRVLNHDGFSPLDLALRNGHRKTVRRLVRFAPELIRIQGRERITPLHYAAEVEEIDFLAEFLLKCPASIEDVTLCCETALHIAVKNGKLRAFKVLFGWLK
- the LOC113709562 gene encoding putative disease resistance RPP13-like protein 1 isoform X2, whose translation is MASVIPTFLPVVYDSMPKAEFLNFFRDTVCQADVELFKKLKMNLVVAAALLDDADIKQTRNPSVKQWLEELRDTVYEADGLLNEINAEALRVKEENVCQSSSRNWESASDCIPSLSSKFLKKIIPQIERIAVRLEAFVKQINPLGLQVGESKRQSCQLPIPTTSLVDKTAIYGRDNDREKIIQMLLSEDANGDRIAVIPIFGLGGIGKTTLAQLVYNDQRAKDHFSTMAWVYVSEEYDPTRITKELLRELNISFSDSHENLNSLQVKLKVGLTGKKFLLVLDDVWISDYNQWGNLRIAFEGGLRGSRIILTTRNLYVARMMGREKSIHHMNLISEDDCWSLFVKHAFENRDGSQALEFEEIGKKIVKKCGGLPLAVKTVAGLLRSKTTSEEWEDIFMSEDWSVTNNQMIPPLSYNHLLSHPNRYQSRSTGMTQELQDVNRQLDITFWYFNNSLQINLLDCVSFWTQSNPGIQGRARYAGRIRGWAPWIHSRILKAARHDVLFIFRIFMYFLFLFSLELVAYK